One Glaciihabitans arcticus DNA window includes the following coding sequences:
- a CDS encoding glycosyltransferase family 1 protein, with protein MSSRPSLLIISFSTLISDPRVTKQIEIFKDRYDLYTCGMGPAPEGVKHHYEIPFGTRDWVLDRFAMVTRQYHRAYWDLPAVKLAQELLPVDHFDAVFANDIASVPVALSLKAKKGTHADLHEYFPELKNNDLQWRLFVSPYMKWLCATYLPQATSRTAGSAGFARRYTEDLGIPFGVVTNAAPFADREPTSVGDPIRMICTTAGARARKIEIIIEAMRGVTSNVVLDLIVMPNEPDYVASLKELGAGVPGVSFRDPVDYDRLVDTVAEYDVALSFIPPTNASKALALPNKFFEGVQARVGVIIGPGPEMTPLLEKYDLGESSADYSVEALRATLNGLNAEKVERWKQSAHRAAPELSSEEQVKVWFAAVQAILG; from the coding sequence TCGCGCCCCAGCCTGCTGATCATCTCCTTCTCTACCCTGATCTCCGACCCCCGGGTGACGAAGCAGATCGAGATCTTCAAGGACCGATACGACCTCTACACCTGTGGCATGGGGCCCGCACCGGAGGGGGTCAAGCACCACTACGAGATTCCGTTCGGCACCCGCGACTGGGTGCTCGACCGCTTCGCCATGGTGACCCGTCAGTACCACCGCGCCTATTGGGACCTTCCCGCCGTGAAGCTCGCCCAGGAGCTGCTGCCCGTCGATCACTTCGACGCCGTCTTCGCGAACGACATCGCCTCAGTGCCGGTCGCCCTCTCGCTCAAGGCGAAGAAGGGCACGCACGCCGACCTGCACGAGTACTTCCCGGAGCTGAAGAACAACGACCTGCAGTGGCGTCTCTTCGTCTCGCCCTACATGAAGTGGCTCTGCGCCACCTACCTGCCGCAGGCAACGTCACGCACGGCGGGCTCGGCAGGCTTCGCGCGCCGCTATACCGAGGACCTCGGCATCCCGTTCGGCGTCGTCACCAACGCCGCACCCTTTGCCGACCGCGAGCCCACCTCGGTCGGCGATCCGATCCGCATGATCTGCACGACCGCGGGCGCGCGTGCCCGCAAGATCGAGATCATTATCGAGGCGATGCGCGGCGTGACCTCGAACGTGGTGCTCGATCTCATCGTGATGCCGAACGAGCCCGACTATGTCGCGAGCCTCAAGGAGCTCGGAGCGGGTGTACCGGGTGTCTCCTTCCGCGACCCGGTGGACTACGACCGCCTTGTCGACACGGTCGCCGAGTACGACGTCGCGCTGTCGTTCATCCCGCCGACCAACGCGAGCAAGGCGCTCGCCCTGCCCAACAAATTCTTTGAGGGCGTGCAGGCGCGCGTCGGCGTGATCATCGGCCCCGGGCCCGAGATGACCCCCCTGCTCGAGAAGTACGACCTCGGCGAGAGCTCGGCCGACTACTCGGTCGAGGCACTGCGGGCGACCCTCAACGGCCTGAATGCGGAGAAGGTAGAGCGCTGGAAGCAGTCAGCCCACCGCGCGGCACCCGAGCTCTCCTCCGAGGAGCAGGTCAAAGTGTGGTTCGCCGCTGTGCAGGCGATCCTCGGCTGA